CTTCGCCCTATTGATTAGGAATCTCGATCAGAAACCACCAGGCCATGTCTCCCGATAAAAGATGATCCCCACAATGGATGTCAGGCCTTGGCTTTATAAAATCTGATTGGATCCGCACTAGAGGATAAGAATACAGATAGGCTGACTAAGAAGATCTTCAAATTGTCTTACCTGAAAAGATGAGTTATTCAAAGGAATACCTGAAGAATAGAATAGAATAGAATAAACACATGGCACAGCTGGGTGCTAGAATAGTAGTTGATAGAAGTTCTAGTCACTTAAAAAAAAAATAACCACTGCTTAACTTAATTAGATCGTAGAAGATAAGCAAGCGGGTTCGGGCAGTTAGTCCTATTTGAAGGCAAGAAGTTCAGGTAGTAAGGGCTAGGTTTATATAGGGGCTATATTTTTGATAAACATATGGTCTTGCTCATTTCTCATCAAGGAATGGAGATTGGGTTGGTGTTTGGAAGGGGGATTCAGTAAACTGACCTTGGCCAGCAAGCAGAAAAAGGACTGACGTCTTGGGGCGCGCTAGCGCGCGTACTCTTCTTCTGCGAGACTCCATCCAAATCCACCACTTACTTGTTGGTTGGTGTTCCATTCTGTTATCTTAGACTATGCTGCCTTCTTCAATTCCATTCTTCGTCTCCCTAGTCGAAGTCTTCttgctggcccaacccaacatGCATTTTAGAGTGCCGTGCCAGGGCGATAGGCGCTCCGCCAGTCACGCATGATCGCCAGAGCCTTTCTTGGCTATGTAAATATAGGGCCGGAATAAGTGCAAGATCCTCAACAAAATGGATTAAGGTGGGCTTCggatttttcataatttttttctATCTTTTCATCAAGTTCTTGTTTGATCTGCCGCTATTATCACAATATCCCTCCTTTTAGGGTTAATGCTATCAATGGTGAATCGATCATTCGCTATCCTTTTTTTTAGAAGAGCTTTTTTGAATGGAAGAAAAGTAATGAAACCCGCGATGGCTACTGAATAACCTCCTTTGATTTTTTTTATAATAAACCCTTTGACCTTTTTCTTCGTTCGCCAAATCTTCTTCAGTTCTATCCAAGCTCGGTTTTGTCTGAATCTTTGTGGAAGAAGAAGCGGTTCGCCAGCCGCTACATCCAGGGATCCCACAAAATCATTAAACCTGGCGGCTGCTCGCTCTTTGATCAGTGATTCACCGGCCACTAGATCGATGAAGAATCTCTCAAAAATCCGCTTTTTGATCAGTGATTCACCAGCCACTACATTCTTGGATCCCACCTTATTCTCAAACCTGGTGGCTCGCTTGATTGGCAGTCCTGTAAGCTCATCTTGCATACAAATTTTGGGGGTACCAGGGCCTGCATCCACCAAGAACATTTCTTCCCTTAAGCGTAAGCGTAAAACTGAAGATTGTGAGGCGTTTCCACTACATAATAAGAAACTAGAATTAGATCTTGGAAATGATCGACTCCAATAGATGCTCATCATAAGCTTTTTTTTCCTCCTATTCCTATTGATCAGAAGTATCCAGCAGCGCCACGCCAGAGTGACTTCCGAAGCGCTATGGACGGGACGAAATCCGGCAGCCAGTTGCTGGCTCTGAATAACCAGCCCAGCAAGAAGCTAAATTCTTCCATAACATAACATAACGGGGCGGGGTTGCGCGCGAGCCGAGTGACGTAGGTGCACAAGAGTACTTCGCGCCACAACCATCTCTTTTTTATAGGTTCTACGGACCGATGCCTCCTGCTTCATCTGGTAAAAAAGAGTCATAGATATGCCTGTAATTAGAAGGAAGAACCGCCATAAAAATCTTCCTCGTGTATCGTCTGTAGCGGAACTATGAACGGGAGCTAGCAATCCGGACCGTATTGAAAAGGTTCCTAAGACACAGCATGGAAGAGTCAAAATATTCAGAAGCGAGGTCCAAgaatgaagaaggggtagaatTACTGAATGAATACGAGCTGTGGCTAATACCCGAGGCATAAAAGACGCATTTTCTACGGGATCCCGAAACCACCAGCCACCCCGACCTAATTCATGATGAGCCCACCAACTTCCTGGCGAGATGCCTACGGTTAAAAACAACCGACATGTCAAGATCCAAATTCGAATTGGTTCCTGGTCCTGGTCAGAGACCACCGTGTTCGCGCCGGCGGTCCAACAAAGAGGCGAAGTAGTGGTGTCTTTCTTTCCATTACGAACGACACGCTTCGCCTGCTCCCTCCCCGTGTCCATTAGCGCTCCTGTCCAGAGCGAAGAGAAGGCGAAAaagcgccgccgaagcagcatgAGCAGGCTTCTATTGCTACGCAACAATAGAGCAGGCGCGCCGCCCACAAAATGTTTGAATGATCGGGTAAAGAGCGAGCTTCTTATATGGGATCCGACGCATCCAGCAGAGCGAAGCAGCGTTCCATTCTTTTCGGCGGCATCCTTCCGCATTGGCGGCGAGTGGAGTGCCACAATCCCATTCATCATTTTTGATCTACATAACCCAAAGCCCATAGCACTGGCGACATCTCCGGCATAAATGCAAGGAGGATGTATAGCTGATATAGGATCTTGTGGAACTGGATTTGATTCTGCAAGCGGTTCGGTACGAACGAAGAAATTTCGAACAAAAGGATCGGAACTCGCTGATAGGAAAGGAGAGAAAAACAAAGCAATGCCAAGAGCTCCGTCAATCTGCTGTTCATCGATAGACGAAGCTCTCTCTTTTTCATCTCGTGCCAGATGTAACAAAAGATTAGTCCTTTTTCCTTCTCGCGAACCACGGGAGCGCCCAGCGCCCAGAAGAGCAAAGCTCATTTTCAAAACAGGGTCAAGCGGCGCATTAAAAAGGGCTGGCCCGTTAAAAGGACGCTTACTTTGCGAACGAAGTTCAGAATCAACAAGGGTTCTCCGAACGAAGGGAGTGTACAACTGGGGCGCAGCCCAACTTTTTT
Above is a window of Aegilops tauschii subsp. strangulata cultivar AL8/78 unplaced genomic scaffold, Aet v6.0 ptg000734l_obj, whole genome shotgun sequence DNA encoding:
- the LOC141033983 gene encoding uncharacterized protein; this encodes MQGGCIADIGSCGTGFDSASGSVRTKKFRTKGSELADRKGEKNKAMPRAPSICCSSIDEALSFSSRARCNKRLVLFPSREPRERPAPRRAKLIFKTGSSGALKRAGPLKGRLLCERSSESTRVLRTKGVYNWGAAQLFCWRDRMEFFTKFETKEKIKVSL